TCAACCACCGTCGGCAAACCGGCAAGGTCTACCCCATAGGCGACCACATCACCCCAGGCGATCACATCGTGGGATACAGGGTCCCAGATCAGGTCGGGATTGTCCGTCGGTTGAACAGCCTGCACGGTGACGTCCTTTGGCGTCACGCTCGCAAAATAATCCATCTTGCCGTCGAGCGCTGCCAGTCGAATCGGCGCCGCGAGGGGGAAGCGCGTCGGCACGGGGCTGGTCGGAGCTGCCTTGGTCGCAGCGGCAAGAGTCGGAATGGTGGGTGCCTTGGCCGTGACAGCCGACGGCGCCGGCGCCTGTCCCTCGACGGGCGTCACCGCTCCGGCCTGGCCCGAGGCCGTTCTGGCGGCCGGCCCTTGGATCAGCACCACACCGCGCGTCAGTTCGAAGGCGACGTCGGTTTCCGGCGTCTGCCCCGGCGATGATATCGTCACGATGTTCTGGCGCTGGTCTGAGAGCTGATACACCACCTGCCGAACATTGCTGAAGAGCTCCTTGAGCGTCACCTTCCCATCGTGATTGATGTCCGCGCTGCCTTCCATCGCCCGCGCGACCGCATAGCTCAGAGCCCCGCGCAGACCATCGATGCCAGGAATCCGCACTTCCGGCGCCTTGGTGTAGCGATCAACCGCTGCCAGGAACGCGGTGTGGTCGAAATCGAACTCGGACTTCGGATCGTTGCTGTCTGATACCGGCTTCAGTTCGTCGACCAGCAACGTGTAGCGCGGCACCTGCCGGAAGCTCATCTCCGCGGCACGCGGATCGATATCGCGCACCATTCCGCCGCCGTGGCAGGTGTCGGCCACGAAGATCACCTTGGCACCGCGGAGTTCGAACTGCCGGATGAAATGATTGAACTCGCTGCCCAGAATGCGCTCAACGGACCCGCTTGGCGTGGTTTCGAAGCCCGGCAGCAGGAACACATTCTCCATCCCATCCGGTTCCGAGCCCTTGACGCGCTCCGGCTCCTGGCTGCCATGACCGGCGATCGACAGAAGGATGAGGTCGTTGTTCTTTGTCCGCTCCACCAGTGCGCTGATCTCACGGAGGACGCT
The DNA window shown above is from Bradyrhizobium sp. ISRA464 and carries:
- a CDS encoding caspase family protein produces the protein MRMPRGLDCGIGRLCATIGLAAFICLTIPQAHAAGGLSISNPDGAAVRALVIGIDDYQHVRKLKGAVADATDIVTSLKSMGVGDVVELTNAQADRASVLREISALVERTKNNDLILLSIAGHGSQEPERVKGSEPDGMENVFLLPGFETTPSGSVERILGSEFNHFIRQFELRGAKVIFVADTCHGGGMVRDIDPRAAEMSFRQVPRYTLLVDELKPVSDSNDPKSEFDFDHTAFLAAVDRYTKAPEVRIPGIDGLRGALSYAVARAMEGSADINHDGKVTLKELFSNVRQVVYQLSDQRQNIVTISSPGQTPETDVAFELTRGVVLIQGPAARTASGQAGAVTPVEGQAPAPSAVTAKAPTIPTLAAATKAAPTSPVPTRFPLAAPIRLAALDGKMDYFASVTPKDVTVQAVQPTDNPDLIWDPVSHDVIAWGDVVAYGVDLAGLPTVVDRTAAIRELKRMATRSPQMMRIWPDDRQQRAGQTIEVDLSDVASRAVLLFNVSGDGTIQMLYPVGSDAPLARSESLRLPLRVGEPFGAEQVVAVTSQQRMVDLETVLMQLNRRPASGQVIKSLERYLPADARIASIGFFSAP